In Geotalea uraniireducens, the genomic window GCTGCTCGGGGCCGGCTACCTGGTGGCGGTGGACGACGTCGCCCGGCTCGCCTTCGCCTTCGAGCTGCCGATCGGCATTGTCACGGCGCTGGTGGGAATCCCCTTTTTCATGCTGGTGCTCGGGAATGCCCGGAAAGGATGGCGCTGATGGCCCCGGTCTCCCTGGAAGACGTCTCGTTCCGCTATCGCCGCCAGCCGGTGATCGAACGGCTCAACCTCGCCTGCGGGGATGGCGGGGTGCTGGCGCTGCTCGGTCCCAACGGCAGCGGCAAGACTACCCTGCTCAAACTGCTGCTCGGTATCCTGGAGCCGAGCAGCGGCCGGGTCCGGCTCGACGGCCGCGACCTCCGCCGCATCCCGGCACGGGAGCGGGCCCGGCGACTGGCCTACGTCCCCCAGGTGCACCGCGAGGCGTTCGGTTACCGGGTGTTCGACGTGGTGCTGATGGGCCGGATGCCCCACAGCGGCTTCCTGGGGCGCTACGGCGTTACGGACCGGCGCCTGGCCGGCGAAGCCCTGGAGCGGCTCGGGATCGGCCACCTTGCCGAGCGCCCCTACACTGAGGTCAGCGGCGGCGAACGCCAGCTGGCGCTGATCGCCCGGGCGCTGGCCCAGGGGGCGCGAACGCTGGTGCTGGACGAGCCGACCAACGGCCTGGATTACGGCAACCAGCAGCGGCTTTTGGACCGGCTTGCCCGACTTCGGCGGGACGGCTACAGCTGCATTTTCACCACTCACCATCCGGACCACGCCCGGCGGGTCGCCGACCGGGTGGTCATGCTGCGGCGGGGGGAGATCGTCCGGGACGGAGCCCCCGGCGAGATCGTTACCGCCGCCGGCGTGGCCGCCCTGTACGGCCTGGAGCCCGACCCGGCGGCCGACCATGCACAAGGAGACGCGCGATGCTTTCCGTAACGACCGCAGCCGACAACTACGATGACGATTTTGGCGCCCTGGACCTCTTTGCCGGTTTCCCTTGCCCGCTTAAGGTCCCGCTGGAAACCGAGCTGGCCGGCCTGCTGGCGAGCCGGCGGGAACGGGGCGCGGCGCTGACCAGCACCCTCGACGCCTGCGATCAGCTCTCGCTGGTCGACCGGGCGGACGGTATCGAGCTGCTCGACGAGCTGCCCGACCTGATCGTCACTTCCGGGTTGAACGGCTTTCTCTCCCACCCCTTCCGTCGCCGCTTCCTTGATCCCGGGCTGTTCCACTGCTGGGCCGAGTACCCGGTCCATCCGCGGCTGGCGGCGCTCGGACTCCCCGACCCGGGCAGCCTGTTCCGGATGATTGCGGTCAATCTGTACGTGCTGGCGGTCGACAAGTCCCGGCTCGGCTCGCTGCCGATGCCGCGCCGCTGGGCGGACCTGCTGGAGCCGTGCTACGGCGGTACCACCGCCATCTGCGCCCATGGCGGCTCGTTCAACGAGAGCGCCATCCTCTCGCTCCATGCGCTGTTCGGCGATGCCGGCCTGCGCACCCTGGCGCGGACTATCGGCTACGGCCTCCACCCGTCCCAGTTCGTCAAGCGGCTCGGCCTTGGCAAGCCGGATACGCCGGCCATCGCCATGCTGCCGCTCTTCTTCGCCCGGACGGCCAAGGACCAGGAAAACCTGGCGATCGTCTGGCCCGAGGAGGGGGCCCTGGCCACGCCGCTGTTCATGCTCGTCAAGGAGACGAGCCGCGACCGGCTGGCTGATGTCGTCGACTTCTTCACCGGCCCGCGGGTGGCCGAAATCTGCGCCGGAGCGCTGTTCCCGGCTGTCCATCCCGCCGCCCGGCAGGTCATCCCCGAGGATGCGCCGCTGCGCTGGCCCGGCTGGCCGTATCTTCTGGCACACGATCTCGCGCGGCTGCGGCGCGCCACCCAAAGTACCTTCGTCGCGGCTTGGCAGGCGGCCCACCGCGATCGGGCCATCCCATAACGTTCATCCGAGGAGGATTATGCCATGCGATTGACTGGACGAGCACTCATCCCGCTGTTGCT contains:
- a CDS encoding ABC transporter ATP-binding protein — protein: MAPVSLEDVSFRYRRQPVIERLNLACGDGGVLALLGPNGSGKTTLLKLLLGILEPSSGRVRLDGRDLRRIPARERARRLAYVPQVHREAFGYRVFDVVLMGRMPHSGFLGRYGVTDRRLAGEALERLGIGHLAERPYTEVSGGERQLALIARALAQGARTLVLDEPTNGLDYGNQQRLLDRLARLRRDGYSCIFTTHHPDHARRVADRVVMLRRGEIVRDGAPGEIVTAAGVAALYGLEPDPAADHAQGDARCFP
- a CDS encoding ABC transporter substrate-binding protein, which codes for MLSVTTAADNYDDDFGALDLFAGFPCPLKVPLETELAGLLASRRERGAALTSTLDACDQLSLVDRADGIELLDELPDLIVTSGLNGFLSHPFRRRFLDPGLFHCWAEYPVHPRLAALGLPDPGSLFRMIAVNLYVLAVDKSRLGSLPMPRRWADLLEPCYGGTTAICAHGGSFNESAILSLHALFGDAGLRTLARTIGYGLHPSQFVKRLGLGKPDTPAIAMLPLFFARTAKDQENLAIVWPEEGALATPLFMLVKETSRDRLADVVDFFTGPRVAEICAGALFPAVHPAARQVIPEDAPLRWPGWPYLLAHDLARLRRATQSTFVAAWQAAHRDRAIP